The genomic window atttttcaaccgattcaacccattccaactttcaactgttcatcatttttctacctattccacaacttcccacttaccaaaaacttcacatcttttattttgaaattcacacccacttcccttttcccttctcatttctacatttttcaaccgattcaacccattccaactttcaactgttcatcatttttctacctattccacaacttcccacttaccaaaaaattcacatcttttattttgaaattcacactcaattcccttttcccttctcatttctacatttttcaaccgattcaacccattccaactttcaactgttcatcatttttctacctattccacaacttcccacttaccaaaaacttcacatcttttattttgaaattcaaccccaattcccttttcccttctcatttctacatttttcaactgattcaacccattccaactttcaactgttcatcatttttctacctattccacaacttcccacttaccaaaaacttcacatcttttattttgaaattcaccacaaattctccaaatattctacatttctcaagtaattcaacacgtttcaacatcgttcggcagcattccccgaagaagttattcatacatttcgccttcacacgcaatttctccagaaattgcaaaattctagttatttatattatttatttatacgttACCTACTCacttatataatataaaataatgaaaaaatgctttaaaaaagcgTATTTTTTGGCTCGGATCAatctttttccattatttgtaatgggaaaacatgatttggaattcacttctcgaacagccttctggaacggattgtggtcgaaaaccgaggctccactgtacaagtaagtaagtaatgtgttaatgatcaagtaaaaatatgTGAACATtttcacatataagttgctcctgagtataagcccccccagccaaactatgaaaaagctGCGACTTACAGTccaaaaaatacagtaaatgaaaaatgttgtcttgcaattaaaaagaaagaacaagCAATTTCTAAATTAAATATTTTCCGAGATTTGAAGCGGATGATTTTTTATGCATGCTTTATTGGCAGTGAGCAGAGCCGAGCGCCGAAGCCCGGCAGGGCTGACACTCGAGCGCGGTGGCGCGGTACGCTTTCCACACGGTGGCATGGCGCTGACAAAGTGTGCCGCCTCCCCGCTTTTCCTCGGCCCGGTTGCGGTTGATGTCCCCCACGCACAGCCAACCGCcgtccgccgccgccggctgTGGGCTGACGGCCCACTTGGAGTGGTCCTTGCTGTTGTTATAGGGCGACAAGCCGCCCGGGGACAGGCGCGTGACGTCCAGCACCTTCCAGCCCGGGCTGCAGTCAGACGGCAGGATGCCTCTCGAGTGGATCCAGAACTGCACCAGGAGGTCCGAGCGCAGGGCGGGGGCCACCCATGACTGGTACAGGTCTACACCAGTAGGAGGAGGACAAAGGTTAGGGAGAGCAACAAAGTCAAAATTTTCAGCGCTCTGTATGCATCTCAAATAGGAGGATGAGCTTGTCCTGTAGTTTGACCCTCTACTCGCAGCCACAATGGCGGACTTGTTTGACTCAAACTGATGAGCTTGTCAAATTGCACGATGCTCAATTTAACAGACTTCAGAAGATGAAATTCTTAATTGAAATAAAGACTTCCTTattcccctccgtgagtcgtcaccttatcgtggtggaggggtttgcgtgcccctatggtcctaggagccatgttgtctggggcttcatgcccctggtagggtcacccatggcaaacgggtcctaggcgaggggccagacaaagcacggctcacaaaacccCTTATGACGATTAAGAAAATTGGATctagttttccctcgcccggacgcgggtcaccggggcccccctctggagccaggcctggaggcggggctcaaaggcaaacgtgggtcccccttcccatgggctcaccacttgtgggaggggccaaaggggtcgggtgcagtgcaagctgggcggcggccagagGCAGgcaccttggcggtctgatccccggctgcagaagctggctcttgggaaatgaaatgtcacctctctggctggaaaagagcccgagctggtgtgcgaggcagaaaagttccgactagatataccgttcttttccgtgtatagtgcgcaaaatttaacgaatttattgtcctaaaatctggggtgcgcattatacatgggtacaaaaaattaaaaaaaaaaaagaaatttaatttgttttttagaaaacaaaaccaacaacaggactgaccgacaaagtcgtggaacaaaaagacagggtgacattaccaaagacaggaacagaaaccaaacagacatcatgacagtaacacatgcaatgatccgacggtgagcgaggggcagacaggacttaaatacaaaacacgttacatcgattgaggtgacacaggaagagaggggcgacgcgaacagaaactatggcaacctagacacatagcaaaactggggacgagacatgacaaatctccccgaaataaaacttgtaatcacctttcttcttgtttgttgtcaatcgcgcatcgcattcagccatcctgtcccaacacacttagtcaaaaaaatccataattgacgacacatcgtttgatgcgatggtgcaatccttgatggtgtgttgtcaaatattgtttgttttttaatctccatcgcggaccggacgtcatgcggaagcagtatgactgtgcatgcgcgaaagcagtatgactgcgcatgcgcactataggtcagctgcgcagaacggatgcgcaagacacgtcagctaccgtttttttccgtgtatagtgcgcccccatgtatagtacgcaccctaaaaatggcatgctgatgctggaaaaaagcttgtacccatgtataatacgcacccaatttttatgattttttttaaaaaaagtaaaatagtctttggtatggtcttaactaggctggatgtaattttttttgttggcgttgatttctccgactgcccctaaaccagtgcttctcaaatagtggggcgcgccccccttggggggcgtggtgctattcctgggggggcgcgtgtgaccctggggaacaggctttttttttggcagtactagaataaagtgtaattgcgcgtttactacagcagggggcagtggcgctctcattgttacttctgtcacgtaatttcggtctctttgtgtgttgtgacatgtggagagattgacaataaagctgactttgactttgacagtgcaacattttacgacttacaagacaagttaggatagtcacggtggggagggggggcgcgaatagttttcttcttgctaggggggggcgtgacagaaaataattgagaagcactgccctaaacgcaccaccgcgctccgtgcgcgcaggggaaagaggcggctctgtatgggagagacgttgaagaggaataaaaacacccttggaaaccaaaacttgcccctcgtcgtgactcggagccgcaacaaatgtttcggatttgtgtagggtacattgtgacagacggcaaactagcaggtgatcgagcgagcgtctgatacaagagcattgcggtcgtatggagcgtgtttgaaatgaacagcagagacgaaaggaacaaggcaaagtgttgtgaaataaaatattacctgtaatacgcattttgttatttgctgattgaaactgctaattaaactgtgaattgaaactaataggtggagaactgaactctcgctctttatatagctgacgtgtcttgcggaaccgttctgcgcatctgtaatggcggcctccgtatgacgtccggtccgcgatggagattaaaaaacaaacaatatttgacaataacacaccatcgaggattgcaccatcgcatcaaacgatgtgtcgtcaattatgaattttactaagtgtgttgggcaggatggctgaatgcgatgcgcgattgacaacaaacaagaagaaaggtgagttttatttcgggggagatttgtcatgtctcgtccccagttttgctatgtgtctaggttgccatagtttctgttcgcgtcacccctctcttcctgtgtcacctcaatcgatgtaacgtgttttgtatttaagtcctgtctgcccctcgctcaccgttggatcattgcatgtgttactgtcattctgttcctgtctttggtaatgtcaccctgtctttttgttccacgactttgtcggtcagtcctgttgttggttttgttgtaccatgactttcttttaaaaaaaaaaaaaaaaattacaatttttttttgtacccatgtataatacgcaccccagattttaggacaataaattagttaaatattgcgcactatacacggaaaaaaacggtatttactaattagcgagagttcggtttaattagcagtttcatcagaatggataagagagcaagttatactgtagcatttcgaaagaaagtcattgaagtggcagaagaattaggcaatagggcagctgcgcgccaatttgacgtcaatgagtcaaacataagactctggatgaagaaaaaaaatcaatttgatacagcgaaggcttcagcaatatagtcctcttctcttctttactgacaatgaatgtgatagtttgatacaatcagcaaataacaaaatgcgtattacaggtcggtcatattttatttcacaacactttgccttgttccttttgtctctgctgttcacttcaaacacgctccatacgagcgcaatgctctcgtatcagacaaggcttgctcgatcacctgctcgtttgctgtctgtcacaatgtaccctacacaaatccgaaacatttgttgcggctccgagtcacgacgaggggcaagttttggtttccaagggtgtttttattcctcttcaacgtctctcccatacagagccgcctttttcacgtccgcacgcctctttcatgtgcgcgcacggagcgcggtggtgcgtttacgggcagtcggagaaatcaacggcaacaaaaaaaattacatccagcctagttaagaccataccaaagactataaaaatgggacccattgcctccctgcgtgtgtgacgatcattgggccttaaaaaaaataaaaaaaataataaaatttcataaaaaaaattcataaaaattgggtgcgtacattttttccagcatcagtatgccatttttagggtgcgtattatacatgggggcgcactatacacagaaaaaaacggtagtcggacttgcctccacgcacagtttgggttccggtacaagccctctcgagaggggctggactctcttccactctggagttgcccacggtgagaggcgtcgagcaggtgtgggtatacttattgccccccggctgggcgcctgcacattggggttcaccacggtgaacgagagggtagcctccctccgccttcgggtggggggacgggtcctgagtgttgtttgtgtctctgcaccaaacggcagctcagagtacccacccttcttggggtccctggaggaagtgctggagagtgctccttctggggactccatcgttctactgggtgacttcaatgctcacgtgggcaatgacagtgagacctggaagggcgtgattgggaggaacggcccccccgatctgaacccgagcggtgttctattgttggacttctgtgctcgagacggattttctataatgaacaccatgttcaaacataagggtgtccatgtgtgcacttggcaccaggacaccctagaccgcagtttgatgatcgactttgtagtcgtgtcatcggatttgcggccgcatgttttggatactcgggcgaagagaggggcggagctgtcaactgatcccCACCTGGTGGTGcgttggctcagatggtgggggaagatgccagtctgacctggcagacccaaacgatctgtgagggtctgctgggaacgtctggcggaatcccctgtcaggaagagcttcaactcccacctccggcagagcttttcccacgtcccgggggaggcgggggacattgagtccgagtggactttgttccgcgcctccattgttgaggcggccgaccggagctgtggccgtaaggtcattggtgcctgtcgtggcggcaatccccgaactcgctggtggacaccggcggtaagggatgctgcCAAGCTGAAGaagtaccgggtggccaagcggaacgcggcttcggcggttgctgaggcaaaaacccggacgtgggaggagtttggcgaggccatggagaatgacttccggacggcttcgaggaaattctggtccaccatctggcgtctcaggagggggaagcagtgcaacgtcaacactgtttacagtggagatggcgtgctgctgacctcgactcgggacgtcgtgtgtcagtggggagaatacttctaagacctcctcaattccaccgacacgccttccattgtggaagcagggcctggggattctgaggcggactctccaatctctggggtcgaagtcactgaggtagttaaaaaactcctcggtggcagggccccgggggtggatgagatccgcccggatttcttaagggctctggatgttgtggggctgtcatggctgacacgtctctacaacatcgcgtggacatcggggacagtgcctctggattggcagactggggtggtggttcccctctttaagaagggggaccggagggtgtgttccaattacaggggtattacactcctcagcctccctggtaaggtatATTCAgcggtgctggagaggagggtccgtcgggaggtcgaacctcggattcaggaggaacagtgtggcttttgtcctggccgtggaacagtggaccagctcttcaccctcagcagaatcctcgagggtgcatgggagtttgcccaaccagtccacatgtgttttgtggacttggagaaggcgttcgaccgtgtccctcgggaggttctgtggggggtgcttcgggagtaactgggtaccgagccaactgataagggcggttcggtccctgtatcaccgatgccagagtttggttcgcatatccggcagtaagtcggattcgttcccagtgagggttggactccgccaaggctgcctttTGTCACTGATTctattcataatttttatggacagaatttctaggcgcagccgaggcgttgagggtgtccggtttggggcctcagcatcgcgtctctgctttttgcagacgacgtggtgctgttggcttcttcaggccgtgatctccagctctcactggagcggttcgtagccgagtgtgaagcggtcgggatgagggtcagcacctccaaatccgagtccatggtcctcgatcggaaaagggtgaattgccctctccggatcggggatgagatcctgccccaagtggaggagtttaagtagctcggggtcttgttcacgagtgaggggaggatggagcgcgagatgacaggcggatcggtgcagcgtcggcagtaatgcggactctgtaccggtccgtcgtggtaaagagagagctgagccaaaaggcaaagctctcaatttaccagtcgatttacgctcctaccctcacctatggtcacgagctataggtcgtgaccgaaagaacgagatcccggatacaagcggctgaaatgagttttctccgcaggatgtccgggctctcccttagagatagggtgagaagttcggtcatccgggagagactcggagtagagtcgctgctcctccacgttgagaggagccagatgaggtggctcgcgcatctcatcaggatgcctcttggacgcctccctggggtggtgttccgggcatgtcccaccggtaggagaccccggggacgacccaggacgcgctggagagactatgtctctcagctggcctgggaacgccttgggatcccccgggatgagctagatgaagtggctggggagagcgaagtctgggagtccctcctgaagctgctgccctcgCGActtgaccccggataagcggaagaagatggatggatggacttccttattttatttttgtcagacCTACAAAACGGACGTCAAATGGCCGCTTCAAGTCAAGATGGATGACTTGGAACTTTTGGGGCCTGGCTTCTACAAGACTTAGTTTGCGAGTCTGTTCaagaaacaaattcatgtaTGCATTAATCTGGCTTCAGGTGGCTGAATTTAATAAACAAAAACCCACACTTGATTGCCATCCAGCCGAAGATGTCTGCttgaaaccaaaatggctgacttgctGTGTTAGCCGAAAATGCTCGAAAACCAGTTTTTGCCCTATTTTACCTACCGCGGTCGAAGGCAGCTCCTTTGGCGAAGCTGACGAAGGCGGCGCCGCCTTTAGATGTAAGCGTGACGCTGCGGTTGGTGGGTGGGGCCAGCGCACTGCTTTGATTGCATACGGCGGCCAGAGCCGGGGCCTCCGCCGCAAAGAAGGGCGGCATGTTGCAGTCATAGACGTTGGC from Syngnathus typhle isolate RoL2023-S1 ecotype Sweden linkage group LG10, RoL_Styp_1.0, whole genome shotgun sequence includes these protein-coding regions:
- the dnase2 gene encoding deoxyribonuclease-2-alpha isoform X4 → MIANCEQQPSLARQPPTFAVKLRREHKMFSLLLLLCSFLPHGDPASPISCYNDQGDAVDWFYMYKLPKTHGTASGLMYLLLDESGAGWTPGVGTINDTMGALGRTLAQLYWQTQAGVAYILYNDQDGLGHNHKGGHTKARPSFPRHDGRVATTSPTVVPLMDRTSCASASRWTASTPSASSCRSTRPTSMTATCRPSLRRRPRLWPPYAIKAVRWPHPPTAASRLHLKAAPPSSASPKELPSTATCTSHGWPPPCARTSWCSSGSTREASCRLTAARAGRCWTSRACPRAACRPITTARTTPSGPSAHSRRRRTAVGCAWGTSTATGPRKSGEAAHFVSAMPPCGKRTAPPRSSVSPAGLRRSALLTANKACIKNHPLQISENI
- the dnase2 gene encoding deoxyribonuclease-2-alpha isoform X2 — encoded protein: MIANCEQQPSLARQPPTFAVKLRREHKMFSLLLLLCSFLPHGDPASPISCYNDQGDAVDWFYMYKLPKTHGTASGLMYLLLDESGAGWTPGVGTINDTMGALGRTLAQLYWQTQQAGVAYILYNDQDGLGHNHKGGHTKARPSFPRHDGRVATTSPTVVPLMDRTSCASASRWTASTPSASSCRSTRPTSMTATCRPSLRRRPRLWPPYAIKAVRWPHPPTAASRLHLKAAPPSSASPKELPSTATCTSHGWPPPCARTSWCSSGSTREASCRLTAARAGRCWTSRACPRAACRPITTARTTPSGPSAHSRRRRTAVGCAWGTSTATGPRKSGEAAHFVSAMPPCGKRTAPPRSSVSPAGLRRSALLTANKACIKNHPLQISENI
- the dnase2 gene encoding deoxyribonuclease-2-alpha isoform X6; protein product: MFSLLLLLCSFLPHGDPASPISCYNDQGDAVDWFYMYKLPKTHGTASGLMYLLLDESGAGWTPGVGTINDTMGALGRTLAQLYWQTQQAGVAYILYNDQDGLGHNHKGGHTKGVVLLDKTQGFWLIHSTPIFPPARRAGRYHFPDGGATYGQNFLCVSFPLDRFHTIGEQLQINQANVYDCNMPPFFAAEAPALAAVCNQSSALAPPTNRSVTLTSKGGAAFVSFAKGAAFDRDLYQSWVAPALRSDLLVQFWIHSRGILPSDCSPGWKVLDVTRLSPGGLSPYNNSKDHSKWAVSPQPAAADGGWLCVGDINRNRAEEKRGGGTLCQRHATVWKAYRATALECQPCRASALGSAHCQ